A region of the Cannabis sativa cultivar Pink pepper isolate KNU-18-1 chromosome 3, ASM2916894v1, whole genome shotgun sequence genome:
TATTCTCTTTGCACTAAAAGCCTACTTAGGAGtcttatttgtatattttatgaaTCAATAGTTTTTCATTTACTTTGActttgttgtggagttcttaTGTGACATTATTATATCTACAACAAAATCATTTTGCTGCATCAAGTTTCCATctatttatgaataatttgtgtTTATCTAGGTTCTTTTGGGTTGATGATCGGTAGAGATAATGGCGTTGGTCACCCATCCAATGCAGGTATTTTATAAGTGTTGTTTACATATGGGCTGTGTATGATATATTAGGATTATAGGAACatgctctttctctctctctctctctctctctctctctctctctctctctctcatacaCACATTATATAACAAGTTTCCTCATAGATGTTGGTAATAAGTGTATATTGGTATTTAAACACTAGAATATTTTGTTTGTACATCTTCACCATCATCATAAGTTCTTCATTTACTTTGTTGTAGGGTTCTTATGTGACATTGCCCTCAAGGCCCTTACTTTGGTTAAGGGGGTTTAAATTGAAAAGACATGTAACTACACTACACATATCTGGGAGAACAGATGCTTCTTTCTTACTAAAGCGGAATATTTCTTCGAGGTCAATATTCTccttattctaatttttttttgtttaggtTGATGATACACGATATGCGTTTTGAGACTCATATAATCATGCTATAGAgttatacttcaattttttacTGCATTCAGCATAGTTGTTGtaactttaattttctttaactGCTTTCTGCATCCATGCAACATTGATGCACACAAACACCATATTTCTTATTTATCTTTGATCAGACAAATTCAGAAAATTCATTCCACAGTGTAGGGCCTTCGTGTGTAAGCAGACCAAAACCTAAAGCTTTGCGAATTTTAGCCTTTAAAGGTAATGCTCGAAACAATGAACCTGGAGGTAGAGCAAGTGGATCAAAGAGTGGCAAGAACTCGGTCAAACTAAAAGAGAGCGAGGATGCCATAACTGAATCTTCAAAGGCAAATGATGTTTCAGTTTCCTACTCCTGCGAGGCAAATGAGAGTGTGTCGTCACCTGCTATTCACCGGTTATTCAAGAAATGGTTGACAAACCTGCGAACACAATCCTCAGATCATGTAGTGGATGACATTATAGAAGGAGAGGAACCAGCTCCTACCAATATATCTGAAACTGAACTTGAGACTGAGAAGAAGGAAACAACTTCTCTTCTAAAGGTGATTTGGTGTCACTTTTTGAGACTGGATGCATCAATTAAGATACCCTTGATGGTATTGTAAGTAAAGTGGTtttgtttctctctctttctctctatatTATCTTAAATATGAACATTTCCTCCAACCCCCTCTTAACCAATTATATAAGCTGTTTATGAATATATGTTCTATCTTCTGATCATTAGTGTTCCACCCCCAGAACTAATTTTGACAGTAACAAATAACAAGTAGTAGATGTCACTGAAaggaaaatgtaaataaaagttTCTATGATGTGAGACAATTAAGCAGGGGTAGTTCATCAACTGTTGTCAGGGCTTCTGAGTCTAAGATTTAGTATTTGTAACAAAACAAGGATTTcagtttttaaattttctactcCTTGCCTTGTGCATATAACTGGAGAAGTCTCTATTTGTATTCTACTATCTAACATAAAACTATAAGCTTATGTTTCAAAAGTTTTTGTACTTTCATTTAATATTATGCTGATGTTTTATCTGCTAAATCTGCAGCATCCCTATGTACCTGGCCATAAATCTGAAATATGGGGCCGAAGTTTCTAAAGATTTGACTCCCTTGTGGATAATTGGGCCCGTTATCGTTGCTCTTTATGTAAAGTTGCTCGGGTGGTTATTTGGTCTCTACGTATTCACCTTCAAGCAGGCAGTTAAAGTCATTAAGAACTGGCCCGCATACTGCATGGTGGCCTACAGCTATATTGTGCAAGGAAAGCTTAAGGAGGAAGTTCATGCTCGTTTCTGGCAACCCGTGTTAGACATCAAAAACATGAACTACAAGGAGGCATTTAAACGAAAGATGAAAGAATGGGGAGAGTGGTTAGTAGAGAAATACCTTGATTTTGTGGAGTCAATATGGCCATATTATTGCAGAACAATCAGGTTCCTAAAGAGGGCTAACCTCATttagagtgagagagagagagagtgtgtatTTTAAGAGGTCTTCAGTCAGAAAGGGACCAAAAAATTGAGTTGCTTCTGATGGTGACTTTTTGAGGAAGTTGATATTATAGGTAAGAAACTAGGCAAAGCCCGTTTTTGGAATGAATGGGGTTCTCTGTATGTTTGAGCTTTCGACTAGAGCTAGACCAGGAACATGATAATGCAGAGTTGTCTGGTTTCTGTAATTTTTATAAGGCAGGTAATTTGATTTTTGGATGAGGCTGGtcatcaatttatttttttgttgttgtatttAGTTAGTGGTTTCTAATCTATTATTGAGAGAGATAGAATGATTGGAACTCCTCCTGTGTTAGAGGGTGCTTGTTTTGATGTTTCAACTTTCTTCAttattctttctctttctcctcCCTCTCTCCCTTTCTCTTTCCCTTTCCTTTTCACATTCCATGTAAGGACTAAGGAGGACTTGATTGGGATAATTTGTCACTTCAAATTGTTGAGTTTTAGCACCATGAAAT
Encoded here:
- the LOC115709805 gene encoding uncharacterized protein LOC115709805 isoform X1 → MALVTHPMQGSYVTLPSRPLLWLRGFKLKRHVTTLHISGRTDASFLLKRNISSSVGPSCVSRPKPKALRILAFKGNARNNEPGGRASGSKSGKNSVKLKESEDAITESSKANDVSVSYSCEANESVSSPAIHRLFKKWLTNLRTQSSDHVVDDIIEGEEPAPTNISETELETEKKETTSLLKVIWCHFLRLDASIKIPLMVFIPMYLAINLKYGAEVSKDLTPLWIIGPVIVALYVKLLGWLFGLYVFTFKQAVKVIKNWPAYCMVAYSYIVQGKLKEEVHARFWQPVLDIKNMNYKEAFKRKMKEWGEWLVEKYLDFVESIWPYYCRTIRFLKRANLI
- the LOC115709805 gene encoding uncharacterized protein LOC115709805 isoform X2 translates to MTSITRGSYVTLPSRPLLWLRGFKLKRHVTTLHISGRTDASFLLKRNISSSVGPSCVSRPKPKALRILAFKGNARNNEPGGRASGSKSGKNSVKLKESEDAITESSKANDVSVSYSCEANESVSSPAIHRLFKKWLTNLRTQSSDHVVDDIIEGEEPAPTNISETELETEKKETTSLLKVIWCHFLRLDASIKIPLMVFIPMYLAINLKYGAEVSKDLTPLWIIGPVIVALYVKLLGWLFGLYVFTFKQAVKVIKNWPAYCMVAYSYIVQGKLKEEVHARFWQPVLDIKNMNYKEAFKRKMKEWGEWLVEKYLDFVESIWPYYCRTIRFLKRANLI